In Amycolatopsis solani, a single window of DNA contains:
- a CDS encoding glycoside hydrolase family 48 protein, with product MRSSPRWRRWRRTRRSRGLALATATLAAAASLVAPPPALGADVACSVTYTTNDWDTGFTANVSLRNDGSPLDSWKVGWTFLDGQRVQQGWSATFAQSGAAVTATNLSYNGHLGTGASTSFGFNGSKGSANRPPTDFSVNGTACTGANKAPTVTLTSPTASGTYYAPATIPLAATAADSDGTVSKVEFYAGDTLLATDTAAPFEGSWGNVPAGTYSITAKAYDNKNASTTSSPVSVKVLSGPTIVATPATAQVKQGGTTTFAVSLAGAPTGSVTVGVARTAGSTDLTASPASLTFTTANWNTPQNVTVTSADNGGALGSATFTASSSGYTAATVAVNEISSSTSDYQLAFLTQYNKIKDPNNGYFRKFGSILVPYHSIETLIVEAPDHGHETTSEAFSYYLWLEASYGRITGDWSPFNQAWTSIETYAIPSAADQPGNSGYNASKPATYAAEYPSPKQYPSQLQSGVSVGADPIAAELKAAYGSADVYGMHWLLDVDNIYKFGHCEDGTNTAPAFINTFQRGSQESVWETVTQPSCDILQFGGKNGYLDLFTGDSSYAKQWKYTNAPDADARAVQVAFQAEKWAAAQGKSADVSAVVKKASKMGDYLRYSLFDKYFKKIGNCVGASSCAAGTGKDSEHYLVSWYYAWGGSMDPSSAWAWRIGDGAAHQGYQNPLAAYALSADPGLKVTSATGAQDWATSLGRQLEFLQWLQSSEGGLAGGATNSWDGQYGTPPSGTPTFYGMFYDQQPVWHDPPSNQWFGFQTWGMERIAEYYQATGDARAKKILDKWVPWAIANTTVGSGGSFQIPADLTWSGAPDTWNATSPGSNTSLHVTVKNYSNDVGVAASLAKTLLYYASGSSNAQAKTVGEQLLTALSANTDTKGIAVPETRSDYNRFDDAYNATTDQGLYVPPGWTGTMPNGDPISSSSTFTSIRSFYKSDPQWPKVQSYLDGGAAPTFTYHRFWAQSEIATAFAAHVALFG from the coding sequence ATGCGTTCCTCTCCCCGATGGCGCCGATGGCGCCGAACGCGCCGGTCGCGTGGCCTGGCCCTGGCCACGGCCACGCTCGCGGCCGCCGCCTCGCTGGTCGCCCCACCTCCGGCGCTCGGCGCCGATGTCGCCTGTTCCGTCACCTACACCACCAACGACTGGGACACCGGGTTCACCGCCAACGTCTCGCTGCGCAACGACGGCTCGCCGCTCGACAGCTGGAAGGTCGGCTGGACCTTCCTCGACGGCCAGCGGGTCCAGCAGGGCTGGAGCGCCACCTTCGCCCAGTCCGGCGCCGCGGTCACCGCGACGAACCTCTCCTACAACGGCCACCTCGGCACCGGGGCGAGCACCAGCTTCGGCTTCAACGGCTCGAAGGGCTCCGCCAACCGGCCGCCCACCGACTTTTCCGTCAACGGCACCGCGTGCACCGGCGCCAACAAGGCGCCCACCGTCACCCTGACCTCGCCCACCGCGAGCGGCACCTACTACGCCCCCGCGACGATCCCGCTCGCCGCGACTGCCGCGGACAGTGACGGGACCGTGAGCAAGGTCGAGTTCTACGCCGGCGACACCCTGCTGGCCACCGACACGGCCGCGCCGTTCGAAGGCAGCTGGGGCAACGTCCCGGCCGGGACCTACTCGATCACGGCGAAGGCCTACGACAACAAGAACGCCTCGACCACGTCGAGCCCGGTGAGCGTGAAGGTCCTCTCCGGCCCCACGATCGTCGCCACCCCGGCGACCGCGCAGGTCAAGCAGGGCGGGACGACGACGTTCGCGGTCAGCCTCGCCGGCGCGCCCACCGGCTCGGTGACCGTCGGCGTCGCCCGGACCGCGGGCAGCACCGACCTCACCGCGAGCCCCGCGAGCCTCACCTTCACGACGGCGAACTGGAACACCCCGCAGAACGTCACCGTGACGAGTGCCGACAACGGGGGAGCGCTGGGCAGCGCGACCTTCACCGCGAGCAGCAGCGGCTACACCGCGGCCACCGTGGCGGTCAACGAAATCTCGTCGTCCACTTCGGACTACCAGCTCGCGTTCCTGACCCAGTACAACAAGATCAAGGATCCGAACAACGGCTACTTCCGCAAGTTCGGCTCCATCCTGGTGCCCTACCACTCGATCGAGACGCTGATCGTCGAGGCACCGGACCACGGCCACGAGACGACGTCGGAGGCGTTCAGCTACTACCTGTGGCTGGAAGCGTCCTACGGCCGGATCACCGGTGACTGGTCGCCGTTCAACCAGGCGTGGACGTCGATCGAGACCTACGCGATCCCGTCGGCGGCCGACCAGCCCGGCAACTCCGGCTACAACGCGAGCAAGCCGGCGACCTACGCGGCCGAGTACCCGAGCCCGAAGCAGTACCCGTCGCAGCTGCAGTCCGGCGTGTCCGTCGGCGCCGACCCGATCGCGGCGGAACTGAAGGCCGCCTACGGCTCGGCGGACGTCTACGGCATGCACTGGCTGCTCGACGTCGACAACATCTACAAGTTCGGCCACTGCGAGGACGGCACGAACACCGCGCCGGCGTTCATCAACACCTTCCAGCGCGGCTCGCAGGAATCGGTGTGGGAGACCGTCACCCAGCCCAGCTGCGACATCCTGCAGTTCGGCGGCAAGAACGGGTACCTCGACCTGTTCACCGGCGACTCGTCGTACGCGAAGCAGTGGAAGTACACCAACGCGCCCGACGCGGACGCCCGCGCCGTGCAGGTGGCCTTCCAGGCCGAGAAGTGGGCGGCGGCGCAGGGCAAGAGCGCCGACGTCTCGGCGGTCGTGAAGAAGGCGTCGAAGATGGGCGACTACCTCCGGTACTCGCTGTTCGACAAGTACTTCAAGAAGATCGGCAACTGCGTCGGCGCCTCTAGCTGCGCGGCCGGCACCGGCAAGGACAGCGAGCACTACCTCGTTTCCTGGTACTACGCCTGGGGTGGGTCGATGGACCCGTCCAGCGCGTGGGCGTGGCGCATCGGCGACGGGGCGGCCCACCAGGGCTACCAGAACCCCCTGGCCGCGTACGCGCTTTCGGCCGACCCGGGCCTGAAGGTCACCTCGGCCACCGGCGCGCAGGACTGGGCGACCAGTCTGGGCCGTCAGCTCGAGTTCCTGCAGTGGCTGCAGTCGTCCGAAGGCGGGCTCGCCGGCGGCGCGACCAACAGCTGGGACGGCCAGTACGGCACTCCGCCGTCCGGCACGCCCACGTTCTACGGGATGTTCTACGACCAGCAGCCGGTCTGGCACGACCCGCCGAGCAACCAGTGGTTCGGCTTCCAGACCTGGGGCATGGAGCGGATCGCCGAGTACTACCAGGCGACCGGCGACGCCCGGGCGAAGAAGATCCTCGACAAGTGGGTCCCGTGGGCGATCGCGAACACCACGGTCGGCTCGGGCGGCAGCTTCCAGATCCCGGCCGACCTCACCTGGAGCGGCGCGCCGGACACCTGGAACGCCACCAGTCCGGGCTCGAACACGAGCCTGCACGTCACGGTGAAGAACTACAGCAACGATGTCGGGGTCGCGGCCTCGCTGGCCAAGACGCTGCTCTACTACGCGTCCGGGTCGAGCAACGCCCAGGCCAAGACGGTCGGGGAGCAGCTGCTGACGGCGCTGTCCGCGAACACCGACACCAAGGGCATCGCGGTGCCGGAGACGCGGTCGGACTACAACCGGTTCGACGACGCCTACAACGCCACCACGGACCAGGGGCTGTACGTGCCCCCGGGCTGGACGGGCACGATGCCGAACGGCGACCCGATCTCCTCGAGCTCGACGTTCACCTCGATCCGTTCCTTCTACAAGAGCGATCCACAGTGGCCGAAGGTGCAGTCCTACTTGGACGGTGGCGCCGCGCCGACGTTCACCTACCACCGGTTCTGGGCGCAGTCGGAGATCGCCACGGCGTTCGCCGCCCACGTCGCCCTGTTCGGCTGA
- a CDS encoding cellulase family glycosylhydrolase: MKRLLSLVVAALVGGAVLTASPATAASAAASGTGTGFWHASGSQLVDATGAPVRMTGVNWFGAETGNYSPHGLWSRNYKDMLDQMAGLGYNTLRLPYSNQLFDSGVKPNSIDAVQNPDLQGLSGLQVLDKIIAYAGVKGMRVILDQHRPDSGAQSALWYTSAYPESRWLSDWTMLAQHYKGNTTVIGADLHNEPHSIQGGGGACWGCGDTATDWRLAAERGGNAVLEANPDWLVIVEGVDCVSGTGDPQCGWWGGNLSGAKTFPVRLSKPDKLVYSAHEYATSVFAQPWFSDPSFPANLPALWDHFFGYLQKQNIAPVLLGEFGSTLADPRDKTWLQELMKYAGTGTTGMSFTYWSWNPNSGDTGGILNDDWTTVNQAKQAILQPYLIPPVGSGGGTTDPPPAISCAVTYHVDNTWQGGFVASVTLKNTGSSPLKSWALGWTVPAGTQITGGWGATVTQSGQQAMAKAPTWAPDLAGGASASIGFQATGASTGSPTGFAVGATPCSA, from the coding sequence ATGAAGCGACTGCTCTCGTTGGTGGTCGCCGCACTGGTCGGGGGCGCCGTTCTCACGGCGTCCCCGGCCACCGCGGCCTCCGCTGCTGCATCCGGCACCGGCACCGGGTTCTGGCACGCGTCCGGCTCCCAGCTGGTCGACGCCACCGGCGCGCCGGTCCGGATGACCGGTGTCAACTGGTTCGGCGCCGAGACCGGCAACTACTCGCCGCACGGGCTGTGGAGCCGCAACTACAAGGACATGCTCGACCAGATGGCGGGCCTCGGCTACAACACGCTGCGGCTGCCGTACTCGAACCAGCTCTTCGACTCCGGCGTCAAGCCCAACAGCATCGACGCCGTCCAGAACCCGGACCTGCAAGGGCTTTCCGGCCTCCAGGTGCTCGACAAGATCATCGCGTACGCCGGTGTGAAGGGCATGCGCGTGATCCTCGACCAGCACCGGCCGGACTCCGGCGCGCAGTCCGCGCTCTGGTACACCAGCGCGTACCCCGAAAGCCGGTGGCTGTCCGACTGGACGATGCTCGCCCAGCACTACAAGGGCAACACCACGGTGATCGGCGCCGACCTGCACAACGAGCCGCACTCGATCCAGGGTGGCGGTGGCGCGTGCTGGGGTTGCGGCGACACCGCGACCGACTGGCGCTTGGCCGCCGAACGCGGCGGGAACGCCGTCCTGGAGGCCAACCCGGACTGGCTGGTCATCGTCGAGGGCGTCGACTGCGTCAGCGGCACCGGCGACCCGCAGTGCGGCTGGTGGGGTGGCAACCTTTCCGGGGCGAAGACGTTCCCGGTGCGACTGTCCAAACCGGACAAGCTGGTCTACTCGGCGCACGAGTACGCCACTTCGGTGTTCGCGCAGCCGTGGTTCTCCGACCCGTCGTTCCCGGCGAACCTGCCCGCGTTGTGGGACCACTTCTTCGGCTACCTGCAGAAGCAGAACATCGCGCCGGTGCTGCTCGGCGAATTCGGCAGCACGCTCGCCGACCCGCGCGACAAGACCTGGCTGCAGGAGCTGATGAAGTACGCCGGCACCGGGACCACCGGGATGAGCTTCACGTACTGGTCGTGGAACCCGAACTCGGGGGACACCGGCGGCATCCTCAACGACGACTGGACCACCGTCAACCAGGCCAAGCAGGCGATCCTGCAGCCGTACCTGATCCCGCCGGTGGGCTCGGGCGGCGGGACGACCGATCCGCCGCCCGCGATCTCGTGCGCCGTCACCTACCACGTCGACAACACGTGGCAGGGCGGGTTCGTCGCGTCCGTGACGCTCAAGAACACCGGCAGCTCGCCGCTCAAGAGCTGGGCGCTCGGCTGGACCGTGCCCGCGGGCACGCAGATCACCGGCGGCTGGGGCGCGACCGTCACCCAGTCCGGGCAGCAGGCGATGGCCAAGGCGCCGACGTGGGCGCCCGACCTGGCCGGCGGCGCTTCGGCGTCGATCGGCTTCCAAGCGACCGGCGCCTCGACCGGTTCCCCGACCGGCTTCGCCGTCGGTGCCACACCCTGCAGCGCCTGA